In Pseudomonas sp. MM213, a genomic segment contains:
- the gyrA gene encoding DNA gyrase subunit A, with protein MGELAKEILPVNIEDELKQSYLDYAMSVIVGRALPDARDGLKPVHRRVLFAMSELGNDFNKPYKKSARVVGDVIGKYHPHGDTAVYDTIVRMAQPFSLRYLLVDGQGNFGSVDGDNAAAMRYTEVRMTKLAHELLADLHKETVDWVPNYDGTEMIPAVMPTRIPNLLVNGSSGIAVGMATNIPPHNLGEVIDGCLALIDNPELTIDELMQYIPGPDFPTAAIINGRAGIIEAYRTGRGRIYMRARSIIEDIDKVGGRQQIVITELPYQLNKARLIEKIAELVKEKKLEGITELRDESDKDGMRVVIELRRGEVPEVILNNLYAQTQLQAVFGINIVALIDGRPRILNLKDLLEAFVRHRREVVTRRTVFELRKARERGHILEGQAVALSNIDPVIALIKASPTPSEAKEALISTPWESSAVVAMVERAGADSCRPETLDPQYGLREGKYFLSPEQAQAILELRLHRLTGLEHEKLLAEYQEILNQIGELIRILNSATRLMEVIREELEVIRAEYGDVRRTEILDARLDLTLGDMIPEEDRVVTISHGGYAKTQPLAAYQAQRRGGKGKSATGVKDEDYIAHLLVANSHTTLLLFSSKGKVYWLKTYEIPEASRAARGRPLVNLLPLDSDEYITTMLPVEEYTEGHFIFMATAKGTVKKTPLESFSRQRSVGLIALELDEGDVLISAAITDGEREVMLFSDGGKVTRFKETDVRAMGRTARGVRGMRLPEGQKLISMLIPEEGSQILTASARGFGKRTAITEFPEYKRGGQGVIAMVSNDRNGRLVGAVQVLDGEEIMLISDQGTLVRTRVDEVSSLGRNTQGVTLIKLASDETLVGLERVQEPSEVEGEELEGEEGAVFDGEVVIDDVVEDQQLDAAADEEPQE; from the coding sequence ATGGGCGAACTGGCCAAAGAAATCCTCCCGGTCAATATCGAAGACGAGCTGAAGCAGTCCTACCTCGACTACGCAATGAGCGTAATTGTCGGGCGGGCACTGCCGGATGCGCGCGATGGCTTGAAGCCCGTGCACCGGCGCGTGCTGTTCGCGATGAGCGAGCTGGGCAACGACTTCAACAAGCCGTACAAGAAATCTGCCCGTGTTGTCGGTGACGTGATCGGTAAGTATCACCCGCACGGTGATACCGCGGTGTACGACACCATCGTTCGGATGGCGCAGCCATTCTCGCTGCGCTACCTGCTGGTAGACGGTCAGGGCAACTTCGGTTCGGTGGACGGCGACAACGCCGCGGCCATGCGATACACCGAAGTGCGCATGACCAAGCTGGCGCACGAGCTGCTGGCTGACCTGCATAAAGAAACCGTGGACTGGGTGCCGAACTACGACGGCACCGAAATGATCCCGGCGGTCATGCCGACCCGTATTCCCAACCTGCTGGTCAACGGCTCCAGCGGTATCGCCGTGGGCATGGCGACCAACATCCCGCCACACAACCTCGGTGAAGTCATCGACGGTTGCCTGGCGCTCATCGACAACCCCGAGTTGACCATCGATGAGCTGATGCAATACATCCCTGGTCCGGACTTCCCGACCGCAGCGATCATCAACGGTCGCGCCGGCATCATCGAAGCCTACCGCACCGGTCGCGGCCGCATTTATATGCGCGCCCGCTCGATCATCGAAGACATCGACAAGGTCGGTGGCCGTCAGCAGATCGTCATCACCGAACTCCCTTACCAGCTGAACAAGGCCCGTCTGATCGAGAAGATCGCCGAGCTGGTTAAAGAGAAGAAGCTCGAAGGCATCACCGAACTGCGCGACGAGTCCGACAAGGACGGTATGCGCGTTGTGATCGAGCTGCGTCGCGGCGAAGTGCCTGAGGTGATCCTCAACAACCTCTACGCCCAGACCCAGCTGCAAGCGGTATTCGGCATCAACATCGTTGCGCTGATCGACGGCCGTCCGCGGATCCTGAACCTCAAGGACCTGCTGGAAGCCTTCGTTCGTCACCGTCGCGAAGTCGTTACCCGTCGCACCGTGTTCGAGCTGCGTAAAGCGCGCGAACGTGGCCACATTCTGGAAGGCCAGGCGGTTGCCCTGTCGAACATCGACCCGGTCATCGCGCTGATCAAGGCCTCGCCAACGCCGTCGGAAGCCAAGGAAGCGCTGATCAGCACGCCTTGGGAATCCTCTGCCGTGGTGGCGATGGTTGAACGTGCCGGTGCCGACTCTTGCCGTCCAGAGACCCTGGATCCGCAATACGGTCTGCGTGAAGGCAAGTACTTCCTCTCGCCGGAACAGGCGCAAGCCATTCTGGAGCTGCGTCTGCACCGCCTGACCGGTTTGGAACACGAAAAACTGCTGGCCGAGTATCAAGAGATCCTCAACCAGATCGGCGAGCTGATCCGCATCCTCAACAGCGCCACGCGCCTGATGGAAGTGATCCGCGAAGAGCTGGAAGTGATCCGCGCCGAATACGGCGACGTGCGCCGCACCGAAATCCTCGATGCCCGTCTCGACCTGACCCTGGGTGACATGATCCCGGAAGAAGATCGCGTCGTGACCATTTCCCACGGTGGCTACGCCAAGACCCAGCCATTGGCTGCGTACCAGGCCCAGCGTCGTGGCGGTAAAGGCAAATCGGCGACTGGCGTCAAGGATGAGGACTACATCGCTCACCTGCTGGTCGCCAACAGCCACACCACGCTGCTGCTGTTCTCCAGCAAGGGCAAGGTGTACTGGCTGAAAACCTACGAAATCCCGGAAGCATCCCGCGCTGCCCGTGGTCGTCCGCTGGTCAACCTGCTGCCGCTGGACAGTGATGAATACATCACCACCATGCTGCCGGTCGAGGAATACACCGAAGGTCACTTCATCTTCATGGCGACTGCCAAAGGCACCGTGAAGAAGACCCCGCTGGAATCCTTCAGCCGTCAACGCAGCGTCGGTCTGATCGCGCTGGAGCTGGACGAAGGTGACGTACTGATCTCTGCCGCCATTACCGATGGCGAGCGCGAAGTCATGCTGTTCTCCGACGGCGGCAAGGTCACTCGCTTCAAGGAAACCGACGTTCGTGCCATGGGCCGTACCGCTCGCGGTGTCCGCGGCATGCGTCTGCCGGAAGGCCAGAAGCTGATTTCCATGCTGATCCCGGAAGAAGGCAGCCAGATCCTCACCGCTTCGGCGCGTGGTTTCGGCAAGCGTACGGCGATCACCGAGTTCCCTGAGTACAAGCGTGGCGGCCAGGGCGTTATCGCCATGGTCAGCAACGACCGTAACGGCCGTCTGGTCGGCGCGGTTCAGGTGCTCGACGGCGAGGAAATCATGCTGATTTCCGACCAGGGTACGTTGGTTCGTACCCGTGTCGACGAAGTTTCCAGCCTGGGTCGAAATACCCAGGGCGTGACCCTGATCAAACTGGCCAGCGACGAAACGCTGGTCGGTCTGGAGCGGGTGCAGGAGCCGTCGGAAGTCGAAGGCGAAGAGCTGGAAGGCGAAGAGGGTGCGGTGTTCGACGGCGAAGTCGTGATCGACGACGTTGTTGAAGACCAGCAACTCGACGCTGCCGCTGACGAAGAACCGCAAGAGTAA
- the serC gene encoding 3-phosphoserine/phosphohydroxythreonine transaminase: MSKRAYNFCAGPAALPEAVLQRAQGELLDWHGKGLSVMEMSHRSDEFVSIATKAEQDLRDLLNIPSNYKVLFLQGGASQQFAQIPLNLLPESGTADYIDTGIWSQKAIEEASRYGHVNVAATAKPYDYFAIPGQNEWKLSKDAAYVHYAPNETIGGLEFNWVPETGDVPLVADMSSDILSRPIDVSRFGMIYAGAQKNIGPSGIVVNIVREDLLGHARSLCPTMLNYKVAADNGSMYNTPPTLAWYLSGLVFEWLKEQGGVEAIGKLNEVKQRTLYDFIDASGLYSNPINKSDRSWMNVPFRLADDRLDKPFLAGADERGLLNLKGHRSVGGMRASIYNAVDIVAVNALVSYMAEFEKEHG, translated from the coding sequence GTGAGCAAGAGAGCCTATAACTTCTGTGCCGGTCCTGCGGCACTTCCCGAAGCTGTCCTGCAGCGCGCCCAGGGTGAACTCCTTGATTGGCACGGCAAGGGTCTGTCGGTCATGGAAATGAGCCATCGCAGTGATGAGTTCGTGTCCATCGCCACCAAGGCCGAGCAGGATCTGCGTGATCTGCTGAATATCCCCTCGAACTATAAAGTGCTGTTCCTGCAAGGTGGCGCCAGCCAGCAGTTTGCTCAGATCCCTCTGAACCTGCTGCCGGAAAGCGGCACTGCCGACTATATCGACACCGGTATCTGGTCGCAGAAAGCCATCGAAGAAGCGTCGCGCTACGGTCACGTCAACGTTGCCGCCACCGCCAAGCCTTACGACTATTTCGCGATTCCCGGCCAGAACGAATGGAAGCTGTCGAAAGACGCGGCCTACGTTCACTACGCACCGAACGAAACCATTGGTGGTCTGGAGTTCAACTGGGTCCCGGAAACCGGTGACGTTCCGCTGGTCGCCGACATGTCTTCGGACATTCTCTCGCGCCCGATTGATGTTTCGCGTTTCGGCATGATCTACGCCGGCGCCCAGAAAAACATCGGCCCGAGCGGCATCGTCGTCAACATCGTTCGTGAAGACCTGCTGGGGCACGCCCGTTCCCTGTGCCCGACCATGCTCAACTACAAGGTCGCGGCCGATAACGGCTCGATGTACAACACCCCGCCAACACTGGCCTGGTACCTGTCTGGCCTGGTGTTCGAGTGGCTGAAAGAGCAGGGCGGCGTCGAAGCCATCGGCAAGCTCAACGAAGTGAAACAGCGCACGCTGTACGACTTCATTGATGCCAGCGGCCTGTACAGCAACCCGATCAACAAGTCGGATCGCTCGTGGATGAACGTGCCGTTCCGCCTGGCTGACGATCGTCTGGACAAGCCATTCCTGGCCGGTGCCGACGAGCGTGGCCTGCTGAACCTCAAGGGTCACCGTTCCGTGGGTGGCATGCGCGCCTCCATCTATAACGCCGTCGATATCGTTGCGGTCAACGCACTGGTTTCGTACATGGCAGAGTTCGAGAAGGAACACGGCTAA